The sequence GAAGACCATGCGCAGAATCCCCAAAATCGTACTTTGATTGCTAATTCACGGCTGAAACTTGATCCGAAGTCGAAGTAGTGGCTGGGGCGTAGAGCGATTGATTTTGGCTGTCGGTCACTGATCACGGTCATCGCCCAATTTATGGGTTTGGCGGCATAATAGTGATTATCGCTGGTCAATTTCGCCTGGTTCCGCTGGTCATTGGTGAGATTTTTGGGTGATTTGGGCGCATCTTAAAATACTGTCTGATCCCCTCAGTTATTTCTGGGTCTGTTTATGAACTTGCGTTCTTCCTTTCAATTGGTTTTGTTGGGCTTATTGGTTGCTGGACTGTCGCCAGATCAAGCGGTAGCAACCAAAGCTACGGTGACTCCGGCCCCAGCAGCATCGATCGTCCTGGCCCAGACTCAACCCACCAACACATCGTCAAATAACTTGCCTTGGATTGTCGGTGGTGGTGCGGCGGTTTTGGCTTTAGTGGGTGGGGCCTTCGGCTTGTATCGTTTGGGGCAGCAGTCGGGAGAGAAAGACGCCAAGGTCGGTCAAGCGGCAAGGCAGTATAAGACGTTAATTGATCTGGCACCGTCTGCTCCCAGCACCCTCGAAGAAGAATTTTATGGAATGCGATCGGCAAATCCTGGATCCGCCGCACCACTATCGGAGACCCAGGAATTTGAGGCACAGCTGAGTGACTTTGATGCGGCGCAGTTAGATGCCGCTTTTGCTGATGTCGCAGAATCACCAATGACTGCGACGCAGCAGGTGTTGCCGATCGATTCAGCACCGGCGGTGGCGACTGCGGTGGATGCGCCGGCCGATGTCGCGACCACCGTGATTACGACCAGTCAGCCTGTGACCGCAGCGGTGCCAGCGAATGTGGTGTCGCCCCCGGCGGAAACTGGGGTCGTTCCGGCGGACCCAACGGCATCGGGGCTAGCCACGACCGCATCTACCGTGCCCGTAACAACTCAACCGGCGGCGCCCCCGTCATCTGCAGCGGCGATCGTGCCAAGTGCGGCGCGGGATCATCAAGTTACGACGACGCGACCACCCTCGATCGAGGGTGAATTGGTCGCGGCTGCCCCTGTAAGTGGCTTAGCGCGTCAAACGCGGCTACCCCAAGTCGGTGCGGTGGAGAACTTGCTGAAGGAAATTCGTAATCCTGACCCAGTGAAGCGGCGCAAAGCGATTTGGGATTTGGGGCAATGGGGTGATACGCGGGCGGTGCAGCCGTTGGTCGACTTAATGGTAGATGCCGATTCCAAGCAGCGCAGTTTAGTGTTGTCGGCGTTATCCGAGATTGGAACGCGGACGCTGAAGCCAATGAGTAAAGCCTTGGCGATTTCCCTGCAAGATGATAGTCCCGATGTGCGAAAAAACGCGATTCGGGATTTAACGCGGGTTTATGATTTGGTCTCGCAAATTAGTCAAATGGTGCAGAAATGTGCGCTGGATGACCCCGATGATGAAGTGCGTGACACGGCAAATTGGGCGCTCAAGCAGCTCAATCGGATTCGTCCAGCGACGATGGATGGGAGCTTGGCGGCGTTGTCGAGCTCGGTGAGTCCGCCGGAGAGTTTGCCCGCTAAGTCGATTTAATCAAATGGGAGCCAGCTTTGAATGTGGCGATCGGCGTTGGTCTGTTACGGTCAGTTTTGGTTGCGGAAAAAGTGCCAATAGCGTTTCGGTTAGTTGAACGGTGTAGGAT is a genomic window of Romeriopsis navalis LEGE 11480 containing:
- a CDS encoding HEAT repeat domain-containing protein yields the protein MNLRSSFQLVLLGLLVAGLSPDQAVATKATVTPAPAASIVLAQTQPTNTSSNNLPWIVGGGAAVLALVGGAFGLYRLGQQSGEKDAKVGQAARQYKTLIDLAPSAPSTLEEEFYGMRSANPGSAAPLSETQEFEAQLSDFDAAQLDAAFADVAESPMTATQQVLPIDSAPAVATAVDAPADVATTVITTSQPVTAAVPANVVSPPAETGVVPADPTASGLATTASTVPVTTQPAAPPSSAAAIVPSAARDHQVTTTRPPSIEGELVAAAPVSGLARQTRLPQVGAVENLLKEIRNPDPVKRRKAIWDLGQWGDTRAVQPLVDLMVDADSKQRSLVLSALSEIGTRTLKPMSKALAISLQDDSPDVRKNAIRDLTRVYDLVSQISQMVQKCALDDPDDEVRDTANWALKQLNRIRPATMDGSLAALSSSVSPPESLPAKSI